ataTGGATGGATTAATGTTCGGTTAACactcaaaattaattgaaattgaattcctttttaacaaaaattatttttgcagATACCGAAACGATTTATGAAcaagtttacaaaaaaatagcCAACCAATACGGCAAACAATTCACggaagaattaaaagttaagATAATGGGACGGCCGGAACTTGATGGGGCAAACGTTTATGTCAAAGAATTGGGGATTCCTTTATCTGGTGAACAGTTCTTAAAGGTGTTTAAGCCAATGGCTAGGTCTCACTTTCAAAATCCTAGAATAATGCCtggtaaataaaaaagatttaatcaaaaaaaaatgattataatttaatcatttttttattaggggTAGAAAAATTAGTGAGACATTTAGCCAAACATAGCATTCCATTGGGAGTTGCAACATCGAGCCACAAAGACGACGAAGCGATTAAAACGCAAAACCATCGCGATTTTTACAGGTTATTTCATCACACGGTTTGCGGTTCAAGCGAT
This region of Onthophagus taurus isolate NC chromosome 3, IU_Otau_3.0, whole genome shotgun sequence genomic DNA includes:
- the LOC111419456 gene encoding pseudouridine-5'-phosphatase-like isoform X2 — encoded protein: MDGLMFDTETIYEQVYKKIANQYGKQFTEELKVKIMGRPELDGANVYVKELGIPLSGEQFLKVFKPMARSHFQNPRIMPGVEKLVRHLAKHSIPLGVATSSHKDDEAIKTQNHRDFYRLFHHTVCGSSDHEVKHGKPAPDIYLICAARFPDKPKPENVLVFEDAPNGVAGAIAAGMSCVMVPDPTIFKHLPKLLTAQPTLILSSMTKFKPELFNLPKFD